The Labrus mixtus chromosome 21, fLabMix1.1, whole genome shotgun sequence nucleotide sequence CGCCGGCTCCTGTTCTGTATAAAATAATCCATATGTCTGCTCGTCCGGAGCGGGGATCCCATGCCGTTTCTGGGCCATACGTCAGGCTTTTTATGGGCTTCAGATGAGGCATGATGAAACCGAATCAGGTCATGCCAATTGATAGACATTCTCCTCAGctatcacatgcacacacagtcctTTTAAAGTGCACTGAAAAGacatcccccctccctccttacAGCCGTATAGTAGCCCCCTAGAAGCTGTCATCATATTGTTCTCTTAAATATTTAACTTCCTCAAGAGATTGAGCTGTAATATAAGAAATTATCCCTGTAATGCCCGCTGACTGCTACAAACAGATGTGAAATGTCAGGGTAGATCCAGACTGTAATCAGCCCCCCTATAGACAAGATATCATATTCTTCAACTGGGGTCAGACGCCTTGCTCTCTTTTTTCATAATACCCCTCAGATTTGTCGCAAGGTGGTGTTATATGGGCTGTGGAGAATTATtagtccaaggacacatctttTTATTGGAATCCTGAAGGCTTTACAAAGCAACAAACCGCCTTACAAGGCCCAAGTTTCTCCACATCATGAGTTAAAGTCTGCGACAACAAAAAAGCCGGTTGTGAAGTTAAAAGGTTTAAGTTAAAAGTCGTCTTctggttgctttttttttttttttttttttttatcagttgaGGAGATCTCGCTCAACAGCTAATGGGAGTTAAGTTTCTCACTTCTCACTGCTGAGTGCAACTTCAGCCGGCAGTGATTCATCACTCCGGCTCATGTCACTCACTTCCCTAACGTGGTCAGGCCTGCAGGTCCCGAGCTGCAGACGATCATCTGATGAAATATCTTAGAGTGATAtcctaattttaaaatgtatcttaacGGAAGCAACAGGTTCCGTGTTGTGGATTTGTGATTGTATTCTTTCAGCTTAAGTTAGTGTCAGTGCAGATGAAGCTAGAAATACCCTTCCCTGCTCTCAATGTCTGGCATCAGATGTCTTCCCGGTGTATCTAGTCCCGTAAAGAGAAAGGGGATTCAAATAATCCAATCTTCTCCGACAATAATGAGCCAACCTCGCCTGGGAGGGATGACCCTTTGAGGCTGAAACCCGTCATTATGGGTTTAGCCCACtaggcatgtgtgtgttggtctgcaAGGTGGCCACCATCAGGTACTCTGCTGGGCCCGGGCCCTTCAGCCCTGGAGCCAGGGGGGCCCTGGAGCAGGCAGAGTAGAGACACGGTGGCCTGACTGATATTCATGTGAGCCGGGGTAAGTGTAGCCTTCAGGCAGTGCAGGGTGCTGGAGCGTTACATTTCAGAGAACTGAGGGGCAGAGTCGAACTTGGAAAACTAAGCTGATGTTGAGTTCTGCCTCGATGTCATTGTGCAGCAAAACGTGTtaaactgaagaaaagaaaacagtcttttacaaataaacatatttacaactTACAGTACAGTTGTGAGTTTGTAAAGTAGACCCACACGATACAGGGAAAATATGCAAATACTTTGTTCAATACAGCCCTACTGATATTTGTATGCAATTAAAGAGTGCATTTTTAGCTCTAACTCAGTTTCTATAGAAGCTGCTGTTCTTAATGTTTTACACAACACCTAAAGACAcgagcttcatctgactgcatgaAAATGATGTGAGAGCATGGTCATTAAACCCAGGCCTCCATCCAATAGttaaacagcacacacactgagtgagaaagcattgcttattgacatacatttaaaaaataaataaatgaaggacATTGCGATAATGATGAAACACCAGTCcaaaaaaatggaggaaaaaatatataagcgTCACTATTGCTGCAGATAGTAAATGTGAAATGATTTAGAGTCTGAATCTgcaaagtaattttttttttttttttaccaggaaaaTCTCATTTAGATTAAAAATCTCACTTACAAGACTGAGATTTGCAAATGTCAAATATGTAGATAAAAATAATCTTTGGGGGCAGAAAAGTAATTAAAACATTCATTATTTTTCCCTCCAAAATGTAAATCCAAGCCTAAACTGGAAAAATggtactcaagtaaaagtacttcagACTTGTTCAGACTGATTGtattacttttatttcaaatgtgatatgaaagattttttatttaaaaattattGTTTCaacaatatgtaaaaaaaaaaagaaaaaaaaaagagtttagaCTGAATGGAGGTGACAGTAATAAGAGAAACTAAAAGGCCTCTTATTGTGAAGGGCTTTACACTCCATTCACTGGACATGATGAGGATTTCTACAGAAAAGTTGTTGCTGTGAGAACAGGCTCCTGTATGACAAAAATCCTCTTTGTCTGCTCCACAGATAATAGAGCAAAATGTGGCCTGAGGGAGATAATTTGTTCCCAGATCTTCAGATggcaatattttcatttgagCCCAGGAGGGGATCTCTTCAATTGCCAGCCTCCATTGTGTTCCAACATGGGGCACGAAAGTCTTGTCAattaatatttcttttattCCAGACCACGGAGCGCCTGAGTGATTTCAATTATACACCAATTAAGAGGTGTTTCCTTTTATTTACAGGCTTTGATTCCGTGCAGATCCATATTGTTTGAACGTAAGATAGAAGCCGGGTGTTAAATCACTCGAACATTTCCTCGGCTTCATGTTTTCTCCTCGATTGcagctttctgtgtgtgtgtcccccgGGTCACAAGCACAACAAAAGGACATTACATTCTGTCccaatacagaaaaaaaacaaatcccatTACCGGGATTCACACACGGAACAGGCTGTGTTTTGCGTGACAGGACTTTGTGAATAGTTGGAGACAGGTGGAGTATGATTCAGCCAACAGGTTAACATCAAACACTCACAGTCTGAGTCAGGTCCAGCCCAGACAAAAAGCTGAACTTGTGAACCTGGTGGAAGTAAGTTAAAGGTCTGATTGCTTGTTGAAATGGGCCGATTGGAAGTGACAAGCGGAAAatgtctctgtctcacacacttTACTGCTTACAGCCACTTGACTTCAGATTTCCTGACAGGTCTAAAAAACATTTGGGTTTATCAAACACTCTCTGGggcaacagaaacatgtttgagaacTTCATCAGGatatttttaaagcctttttgttttgcatctgtgagtcagtgtgtgaggaacaaaaagaacagcaggggctgaaaaacatttgaaactcCTGATTTATATTgaaaagctacaaaaacaagGATGAAGTTATAGTATAACAAGcaataattaactttttgaAGGCTATGATGAGTAACAAGGATGtcattcagctttaaaaaaaatattttatattaaagtaAAACTGACAAAACAATATAAGTGTTTGGACTGCTATCAAATATAGTCCCAACACAGTAATTAGAGGAATAAGAAAGACGTCTTCATAGGGAAAAATTAAGAAAAGgtgtaaaataactttttaaaaaagccacAGATATGAGAtaaatatattgtgtttaaaaataaaaggatgAATCAGGcatcagattttaaaacacagagttCAAACAGCCACGGTTCATTCTCTGATTTTCTCTCTCAAGAACACTGAGAATGAGTCATAAGATgcaatcatggagttaaaatAGATGACTTTTATTCAAACATCAACatgagtttaaataaaacagaaaacacaattcaGTCTAAAATACATGGCACGTTTCTTCTTATGAAAATAATTTCTGTACaaaggtgtctttttttttttttttttttaacaaagacacagagcagCTACAATAAGTATAACAAAAACATATTAGAAAAGTACACAATCATAGTTTTTACATGTGAACATTTTTGTTGCCAGTTGATGGACAACCCACTGAAAATATGGCACTTTGGGAGCATGACCATTTCTTTACAAAGCACCAGATAACAATATGTTTCCCAGTTAGGAAGCTCAGTCCCAGTGCTAGATTCAAATTCGAGGCCTACTAAACCAGTTTATTTGAGCATGCTCCCAAAGAAAGGTGAATGTTAACATTGAGTGATAAAATACTTTTCCAGTTCACACCTCAGTTCCTTCCCGGTTGTATATGAGGTTATTCACACTGAAATGGTTGGACAAGCTCTGTACTGATGTGTAATAGTTCATTCTGTTGTTTTCAGAGTTCAGAGGGGAGATTAATGAGGGCGAGTACGAGCCCAGTCCGGACATGCCCCCCTCTCTGCTGTGACTCAGTCCGCCGTGATGCCCGGAGCCGTACTCCCGCTCCCCTCCCCGGGACACCTCGCTGCCGCTGCCCGCCAGCAGCGCGTTCACGCTGGACACGAAGCTGCCGAAACACGGGCTGTGCTCCGCGGAGGGAGACGGCGACGACTTGGGCTCCGTGGAGGCCGGGGAGCCGTGCAGACTGGGCGGGGAGGAGCTGACGAGGCTGGCGGTGTCGGAGAGCTTGTTTTGCGGGCTGTCTTCTGACTTCACCGGGAGAGAGGTGCTTTCAGGGCCGGTAATGTCtgatctcctcttcctcttccgcCTGAAGTTCCCGTTATCGAACATTTTCTCACAGTTTGGGTCCAGCGTCCAGTAGTTTCCTTTACCTGCAAGACAAGAGAAAGGGTTAAACGTCAACTCACCAAATTCACAACACATGACGATTTTGACGTTAACTATATTTCTAATCAAAATGACAAGTGACACCTCTTCCAAGTGTATTTAACTGCGTAGTGTGagtttatctaaaaaaaacttttttaaatgaaatatctcataaatgattcatttttgaGTAAAGTTCACACTTACCAGGGTCATCCTCGTCCCGTGCcacttttttgaaacagtcGTTCAGAGACAAATTGTGACGGATTGAATTCTGCCATCCAGCTTTGCTCTTCTTGTAGAAAGGGAAGTTCTCCGCCACATACTGATAAATCTGGCTGAGAGTTAACTTTTTGTCCTGCGCGTTCTGAATGGCCATGGCTATCAGCGCAGAGTATGAATAAGGTGGTCTGACCATCTTAAAGAGTTCCTGCTGACTGGATATGGACAGCCAGCCCAGGTCTGCTCCACCAAACCCGGTTGGAGGAGGCGGTAAGAACTGCCTCTGGTTGGACCCGTATCCGGACTGGATGTAGGAGGTGCCGTTGTTCCCTGGGAGGTACGGAGAGGAGTTGATGCTGGGTCCATTCAGCCACAGGTACGGGTTCGCGGACGGAGAGGTGTAGTCTCCGAGGCCGTAGCTGGAGGGATGAGTTGGCGGCCTCTgagggtggtggtggaggtTCTGTTGGTATACACCGTAGTTGTCGCAGTACACGGCCATGTCCAGGATCTCCTGTGCGCTGTGGTGCTGAATGGGGCTGGTCTGCTGGTTTGATGGTTGGTGTCCAAAAGCGTTCATAATCCGCCCGAGACAAATTCCCAAAACGTGATTTCAGAGTGAGTCTCTTCCTTAGGACTGAACTCATCCTCAGAGGGAGGAGTATTTATGCGCAACGCGCGGAGACGCTACAGGTAGCCCATTGAAGAGAAGTTTGGGGATGGTCCCACCCCTCTTTCTGTCCCACTACAGACCCTCACCTCCCTATCAAAAAGCATCGATACTGCCTTCAACTGCGACGCTGAGTCTCGTGTTATTTAAAGGTAGATTATCATTAAAGCATGCTAGTGACATATAACTATTGCCCGTGCGTAATTACGCACAAGCCTTTTTTTGGCAAAATTTTTCACATGACActttttgattaatttattatgATGATGTATTGAATGTCAGCTTACAAATGAATactaacatttttatttttgcctgcACTTTTTGTCAGGATATAAAAATTTAACCTACAATTCTGATTTTGATCTCAAGTTACTATGGTGATCTTTGGCATAAACAGCAAACATCTACCCTACATTTACTAACTAACAAACTCTGAGATAATCTGACTCTAAAATATCagtatatttaatataatgtGTAAAATTGGCTACTTTTTATGAGCACTTCTAATGAACTATAAATACTTGTTAGACTATAGTCTAACAATCCCCTTGTTTTCGCGCACTGGTTGTGAACATGTCAGAACTTGTTTAACTTTCTTCACCATAGTGTCAAACCCAAACACCGAGGACCCGCGTGTTTGTAACAAGTCGCATTCACTTTAGAGACATTCGTTTGCAATAAACATTGGACGAGTGCCGCAAGTTTAGTGTCAACAAGTGACTCGTGGAAAAAAATACCCCCAGCAggctcatctttttttttattaataaagacACGTCTGTCTTGTAATTACGTCATcgatattttaacattttacaactttaaataaaaaaaagttcgaCAGATTTTTCTCACTAAACCTTTCAGTAAGGGAATACATAGTTTTactttttgaaataattgaaattGCAAATAAAACCTCTCtcattttttacataaaaatgtcGAATGCTTCGATGGGGGcgattaaaaatagacttaaaaaaatacttttgagtTGTCAAGTAGCCTTATACAGAATTATAAGCTGCAATGTGCATTTATTTGTCCTAGATATGTATATTCGTAGGACTATGCAGTAAGCACATAGTTAATTCTAAGGATAAAAACCAGctcagactttttctttctttttcaccagGGATCCTGGTTGTTTCTGGAGCCGACCTCTGGCAGGCAAATGGTCCGAGTTTCgatggaggggagagaggaagaggccaCAACAGCCGAGCACAGCGATACTTTAGTTGCTCTGTTGGGTTTGTATAAGCGACCATATAATTCAGaactaaaaataatatttaaaacatgtttaacttTTCGCATTTTCCAGCTGATTTGGTCTCTACGCTCGTTCTTTGGCGTCTAAAAAACATCTGGAAGATAATATGATTCATCTCTGTGGTCAGTCCAGTGAGTCGTGGTCTGCACAGGTAGCTGCTGGACTCCTGCTCTAATCGGCACAACATTCCTCCTCTCCATGACCTTGATGTAATTGTTTGGCTCGGAGGTGTTGTCCCGACCACAGGCTGTACAGCGGTGCACTCCGCAGGGGGGGAGTGGCATTTAACCCCcagatgaaaacaacacaacctGTTAGGTGTTTAACAGCCAGTACAGCTAATTACTGATGACTGCTGAGTGGACTTCTGaatgtgaaagagaaaaaccCAGGAAAGACTGTGTGATCCTCCTCAGACTGACACTAACATATTTAGAATCTTGATGAGGGTTTTGTATTGTAGGGGTATCAGGATCCCGCTATGACTTTATAATCGAATATGTAGTTTATATCTGTAAGAAAATTACTGTTTTAAAACCCTAAGAGGACATTTAATATACTGAAGTTGTTAGTTCTTGTGAATTCAAATaggaaaatatcagaaattagGGGAAAGAAATGGGTTTCAAAGCCTTTGATtgatattttgtgttgtttttgaccCCTCAAATTAAGTCACAAGATGTCAAATGTGACAATCCCAAGCCCCCTGTGTCACTGAAGAGTAATAATTCAAACAGGctggctgtgtatgtgtgtgtgtgtgtgtgtgggggggggggggggggggggggggagggatggGGGTGGAGGTCTATTGTTACCCTGCCATGTCTGTCTTCATCCCCTGTTTCCTCCAGCTTTTTAAGGTCATGGGAGCTTTTCTTTGGGCGATCGAGTCAATCGCGGTGGGGTCAGAGAGGCACCACCGCAGGCCCCTTCAGGCTGAGCGTGGAGGAGAAGCACTGCTGCAGGTGAGAGGGGAgaatcagacacacactcacacactcacacacaaacactcacacacacagtttctctGCCTGTAAGCATGcatcagcacttttttttttcaaggtaaTAACTGGCTGGATTCATCCAAGCCCCCAGGGGTTGAATCAGACCTGTTCCAGCCTTGGCTTGAACCATAACTTGTACGCATTCATTTTTATTGCTTTAAAGTAATTACCCTTCTACTTGAAGCACCtacataatataacaatgaaAGGCCAAAACCATAAATTCTGAATTCAAAAAACAGATTATCCATTTGAATATGCAGGAGCTTTTTTCTGCTCTACGTCTCCCTCCAGTGGAGGAGCAAAGCACAACAGGCACCACAGTTTAACGCCCATTAAGGATGCACAAGGGAGCAGAGTTTagtgtgaaaatacaaaaaaaaagcagcctctTGCAGAAAGTGAGCTCCTCTGCAGCTCCCTGAGTTtgcaggagaggaaaggagattAAAGACACTTGAAGAGTTGTGATGCCAGACTTGGCAGGCAGAGTGACTGTGTGGCCTCGGAGGATCCTTCATTTCTAAACCCACTTGTCGTTATTCTTCTGGATGCCAAAGACAAATCCATCGCAAGACACATTAATAATAGGATCTCCAGCTGAGATCCGCACTTTCTTCAAAGCCCATTTTTTAAGAGTTTAAAGGGGtgagtaatgtaaaaaaaaaaaagaacaatgtaCTTACCTTTTCTGCATCTGCTGCTTTGACAATCTGCTGACTTATAATAACCTTCAGAACATATATTTACAATGAAGTATTTTAAATCTATGGTTCATGTATGGAGTTCATACTGTTTAtgtcaaaagttattttttatcatttaatgttAATACATCCTTCTTTGAtttgatgtgtttattgtgcCAACTATGTGTGTCATGTAAAAGAGAAGTCTGATGATTAATGGGACTAACCTGGTTCAACAAagtttaaattaagaaaaaaaaacaacaacagtaatcCAAAATTTGGCGAGATGTTTGCAACAGCggcaaaaaaaatcttccttttcCCAGGCAGAAACCTCCATAGAACCAGACTGATTGGTGTGCAGTCATCTGCCATGAGCACATATAGGCTCTGAATGAAGAACTCATTATAAAAGGCTAACAACATACTTTTACAAAAGTTTTAGATAATTCTAGTTTAAATTAATCTACATCTTTGACTCTGATTTGAATGTAGGCGTAGAGAGTTTTTCTCCTTTTAGAGATGTGAAAGCAAACTGACTTCTGCTTAGTGGAATCTGAACATCTGAGTGATGTTTATTTGAGAGTAGGGAACTCTTTAGTTTGCTTCAAAGACATTTGGGTAAACAGCCTAGTCCCAAATTTCATTTTTTGCTCGCACATTAATATCTCCACGTAGTCGTCTACCTGCAGGGCCAGAGGAGGAGAATCTTTTTCTTGCTAATCAGACGTTCCTCTTTGTGGAATCCCCTCTGACCAATTACTGTTCGGCCCAGACAGTTTGTGTCCACGGGCTCAGGAGGCAGCAGCCCTGCAGACAGCACGCCGGCTGAGGGAGAAATACATCCAAGGTGTCCTTCTGCTTCACCGCTTCTGGTGGCATTAGCTTAATTCTTTCCTCCACTGGGGAACATTTACACCTCTGCTTCTAAAAAGCTCCTCAGGGAGATCGGATGTGCCTGGTCTGGTAGGGCCAAAATCACATTCTGCTTCTAAATATTAAAACTGTGCTTATAATTTGATGAAGCATGGCTAttaatttgactttaaaatataaacaaacaagcTAAAGGTTTAGTCCACTGTCGAAGTTACTCATCTGGACAGTTTGATGTGGCAGGCAGAGGCAGGATGCACTAATACTAGTGTCCAGATGAGGGCAGCATTGCTTTACACATGACACCTTTAGAGTCACTAAATAAACCTAAATCACCACAAAAACATATATCACTACGTTTTTTTAGAGgcaaaatacatcttaaaatagAAACTGATCTGTGTATTAAATTTTGTTCTCCAGCTGTTCAGAAATGCTGATGCTGCGGACgtatcaaaacaaacaatatttgTAATGACAAACACgatttgtttatgtgtgagtATGTTTACATACCTTTAGTGGATGTATGCacagatatatatatgtagGTAGATTTGTGGATCAATACGCAGCTTTGTAAGTAAACAGATGCAACATTTGTTTATGGTTTGTTTAACCCTTCTGCAGCACATCCATGTCatctgtatttttatatttgtacaACTAACTGACTGACTAAATAAGGATAGTCTTCAAAAACCTTTACAATAACTTAAGCTTACGAGTTATTAATCATATTccaataataaatgaataaatcctgctctgaaaaggtcaaaaagttgaggatgtgtttaaatgtcacatgtaAGCATGGGTGTGTATGATAATTAATCATATTTTGCCATTTAACAGTCAAAACTATGATAAAATACCCTTTCTCAGTAGAGTCATTGTTATGAGTTTGTCCCTATTGGTGGTGATCtatgaaacataaaataattaaatgtttgcaagAGAGGAGGCAGCAGGTGAGACTGGGGAGCATCACATCCAGCACATGGACAATCTGCACTGGCGCCCCCCAGGGGTGCGTCCTCTCCCCACTGTTCTTTTCCCTGCAGCCCAGGGTTACCTTCCTCCTGAAGTATTCAGACTTGTCACCGTCATAGGTCTCACCCGGGACGGTGACGAGTCTGCTTACAGACGGAAGGTGGAACAGCTGGCCCTCTGGTGCGGTCAGAACCATCTGGAGCTAAACTCGCTCAAGACTGTGGAGATGACTCCATACTCAACAGCACAGTGTCAAACTGTAGACACTTTCCACAATCTCCCAGGACCTAAAGTGGACCCTCATACACActaccagaaaaaaaagcacagcagaggatgtacttcctgcATCAGCTCAGGAAGTTCAACCTGCCTAAGGAGCTGCTGATCATGTTTTACACCGCCATTATTCAGTCAGTTCTCTGCACGTGTGCACATACATCACTGTTTGGTTTGGATCTGCAACCAAACAGGAccgaaacagactgtaacagatTGTTAGATCTGCAGAGAAAATCACCGGTGCTAACCTGCCCTCGAGGACTCATATCAGTCCAGGGTCACTTAACAGGCAGGTGACATCACCGCAGACCCCACACACACCCCGGTCACTAACTGGTCAAGCTCCTCCCCTCCGGTAGGCGTTCCACTTCACTGTACACCAAAACAACCAGACCcgaggctgtcactctgatgaacacttcacagtcacagagtgtcagaacTGTCACTGTAACAAAACACCCACTGTGAATACAAATACGATTATTTATACACATTTTATGGTCAGTCACTTAATCTGCTGATTATTGTTATCCTCCTCATCTTTTTCCACACTACTTATTTACTACTTACTTGATGGATCTACCTCATGTGGATTAATCTATCTTTTACATAATGACATAATTTATACCAATAATTTATTATGTTCATtcttcaccactgcactgttgtCTCATGAAGGCTTGTAcacgtttttgtttgtttgtttatagttTAATATTTGATGTTATTCTTTAGTACATAGAGAGCACAGTCTaccaaagtcaaattccttcTATGTGTGAGAATACCTGGCCAACAAAGCTGATCCTGAAATACTTTTGAAGGAGCTCAAAACTCAAGACAAGAGATTAAAAAGACCACATTTCTATGTTAAGATAAGCTGGCTCAAATCAATATTATGCTATTGGGACAACATGCCGATGGCTCTTCTCAGTTATTGCCACGTGAAGCTGAAAGTATCCGGAAACTCTGCTTCCTCATCACACAAATCCTCCACCCCCGATCTCGAGGTAACGTTTCCTAGCAACCCAAATGCCTGGGAAAACCCTGTGCTTCATAATAGCCTCAGCTAATATAGATCACCAGCACTTGGCTCCCTCCATCAAACCGGGATAATAAGCCTGTGTGCAGAGCgaacattttgtatttagtgCTGAATGCAGCACAAAGTAACACGCCTGCTTACAGGCTCTGATGTAAAACGCCAACAGATCTGCTGTGCTTTAGAGTCCAGTGTCGACTCCTCTGTGTGCCTGTAAGAGCTCTAGTGACAGCAGCTCCTGATAAAAGAGTGattgagtgtgtgagaggagtgTAAAGTTTGAGGCAGTGCAGAAAAACAGCATTAAAGTGTTCAATCAAAGACTCGGCTCATAGCTTACAGTGCAGGTGATTACTTCAGGTGCTTTTGACAGATTGGAAACATGCTCAGAGGACAGATTGCCATCAGCAAAATCTCCCtttaaacaacataaaatgGTTGAAACTTTACAAACAGCAACTCAAAATCAACTTGTGTCAGTAATTGCTGCGGCTTTCCTATAGCAAGGCTTCAACTTATGATTACTTTCACCAGGAAGCTGTGAAAGGTCCAAGAGCCCGAGGTGATGTCATAAAACGCAAGGGCTGGATCCCAAACTGGGCAGAGCAGGTTACTTTATGAACCAAACCCTGCTTGTAAaaccacagcctccgcacatggggagCGACCCAACCGTCATCTGTGCCCCAGGAATTCATATTTACATTATTGATTAGTTTCTGCTTAATCGAAAAGTCATTCAAAGTATACAGCTAAATagaaattgttttaaaaaaaatctcatcttaGTTCTGAATTCCCAACTTGCCAAATCTGCAAATGTGCCCTTTGTGGAATTTTTGCTTGAAAATTGAGTAAACCAAGTAAATATCCAAACAGGTAAAGACAAATTGATAAGGTGATTTATTGCTTCAGCTCTAATTTACTCTTTAACAAACATGCAACTTCAGCTGAGTCATCATTTCCCTTATCCTGCCTTGCTTTAAATAAGGTTGACAACTGGAATCATTCTTAAGTGTCTTGTCGTTGGTGATTCATCtattcttgtgttttaaaaaaaaaaaacagaattaatcAATAACACTTCTAGAACTCTGTTCAGTGGACAGTCTTTAGTTAATATttctcgagagagagagatgtcgaTGCTCACACTACAGATTAAAATAACTCACTCCCTGCCACCGCGAGATGTTTGTTCTGTCATGAACACAATTTATTCAGTCAATTTACTGAAGCACTCAGTGACAAGTCTGcccagagagaaagaggcatCATGCTTCCTGCATGACACTATCAGTGACAGATACACACGACACTCCACTGTCATGCTGACATGGATCGACTGCCAGGGAGGCtacatgtttgtttacaagacACTTCAACAGCCAGGCGGCTATAGATTCAGTTTCACACGTCAATCAAgtgtaaatcatttttttcgAATTTTGAAGAACATAAAAATGAGAGCATTGTCTttgtgagcatttttttttgatttctaATATACTCAACCAAGTTTGTGATCATGGTGCATTAACTGTTAGTATGCCAGCATCGTCagtgtgagcatgttagcatgctaaatgACAAAAGTAAAATACTTAACATggtaaaataacaaacaggtATTAAACTAGCTTAACACTAGCACAGAATTATCATTACAACtatgctagcatgctaatgcaTCAAGCTATTGATGAGAGCAACACATCCaggtactttgcccaaacgatgacgaccccgcccctttctgggtgaaaaaaaatgtcatctgaATGAATGCCAGTTAATGGAAAAGTCGGAGTCTTTACCgattaaaaaggtttaaaataagaaaaccgCACTTTAAAACGGCAAGCATGGTCAAAGTCAAACACACCTGAAACCTTTTTAAACTAGTATAGCCTGGTCAATTTGAGCACGTTAGCATTTACTTGGCTGTAAACTCAGTTTGAAGAGTCATCCACACTCAACATACTCACATTCCTAacctaaaaaatatataactttTTTAAACCTTCGTGGAAAttcaagcaacaacaaaaaaagtagtGAATATTAGAAGGACCCACTCCTGGATGATTTTTAGGACAG carries:
- the foxi1 gene encoding forkhead box protein I1 → MNAFGHQPSNQQTSPIQHHSAQEILDMAVYCDNYGVYQQNLHHHPQRPPTHPSSYGLGDYTSPSANPYLWLNGPSINSSPYLPGNNGTSYIQSGYGSNQRQFLPPPPTGFGGADLGWLSISSQQELFKMVRPPYSYSALIAMAIQNAQDKKLTLSQIYQYVAENFPFYKKSKAGWQNSIRHNLSLNDCFKKVARDEDDPGKGNYWTLDPNCEKMFDNGNFRRKRKRRSDITGPESTSLPVKSEDSPQNKLSDTASLVSSSPPSLHGSPASTEPKSSPSPSAEHSPCFGSFVSSVNALLAGSGSEVSRGGEREYGSGHHGGLSHSREGGMSGLGSYSPSLISPLNSENNRMNYYTSVQSLSNHFSVNNLIYNREGTEV